The following are encoded in a window of Primulina eburnea isolate SZY01 chromosome 4, ASM2296580v1, whole genome shotgun sequence genomic DNA:
- the LOC140830028 gene encoding uncharacterized protein → MTVDKVKIVREKLKAAQYRQKSWADLKIRSAEFDVGEKAYVKVSPMRGVVRFSKAEKLNPRYVGPFEILEKVGTLACRLALPPNMSRIHNVFYVSQLRRYIPDPSHILEVEPLLIEGNLREELKYEEVSIGIVDTKEQVLRRRIVPYVKVQWSN, encoded by the coding sequence ATGACTGTGGACAAAGTTAAAATTGTCCGAGAGAAGCTCAAGGCAGCTCAATACCGACAGAAGAGCTGGGCAGATCTTAAAATAAGGTCTGCAGAGTTCGACGTGGGCGAGAAGGCTTATGTGAAAGTCTCACCTatgagaggagttgtcagatttagtAAAGCTGAGAAGTTGAACCCTCGATATGTTGGACCCTTTGAAATCTTAGAAAAAGTGGGCACGCTAGCATGCAGACTGGCACTACCACCGAACATGTCAAGGATCCACAACGTGTTCTATGTATCCCAACTGAGAAGGTACATTCCAGACCCAAGTCACATACTAGAAGTGGAACCACTCTTGATCGAAGGGAACTTGAGAGAAGAACTGAAATACGAAGAAGTTTCCATCGGAATCGTGGACACCAAGGAGCAAGTCCTTAGACGACGTATCGTCCCATACGTCAAGGTGCAGTGGTCCAACTAG